A window of the Anaerolineae bacterium genome harbors these coding sequences:
- a CDS encoding Nucleotidyltransferase encodes MNVRERLREKRAEILQICAKYGARNVRVFGSVARGEADELSDIDLLVEFEPGRSLLDHAGLWLELEALLGCQVDVVSERGIKPRIRERVLEEALPL; translated from the coding sequence ATGAATGTTAGAGAGCGCTTGCGTGAAAAGCGCGCAGAGATTCTGCAGATCTGCGCCAAGTATGGGGCGCGGAATGTACGCGTGTTTGGTTCGGTGGCGCGCGGCGAAGCCGACGAACTGAGCGACATTGACCTTCTCGTCGAGTTTGAGCCGGGGCGATCCTTGCTCGACCACGCCGGACTGTGGCTTGAGCTCGAGGCCCTTCTGGGGTGTCAGGTGGACGTGGTCAGTGAGCGGGGAATCAAGCCGAGAATCCGCGAGCGGGTGCTTGAGGAGGCGTTGCCGCTATGA
- a CDS encoding Fosmidomycin resistance protein — MEQRALDRRNLSMLILAHMLTDLNQGAVPALIPFLVAQQGLNYLGASGITVAGTLISSILQPLVGFLSDRRSLSWLLILGPGLAGLGLGLSGNLPGYGWVLLAILTSAIGVALFHPEAYRYANYYSGPQTATGMGIFSVGGTLGYAMGPLLLTFLVVQGGLSTTAWMCLPALAVAFYYFFQQERLRSIRLQQQSVLQESGKTDWRAMSLLLSVIVLRSMSYYCLATFVPLFLIKARGFSTPLANSALTVMSIGSVAGALLSGPIADRLGRRRILFWMALIISVSVLVFVFTPGLLAFVILGLASAALSASFTISMVLGQSYGRGNLGLASGLTVGLAVGIGGLSAPIFGFLADRVGLSTTLSAVAILPLLAAGLILALPAESL, encoded by the coding sequence ATGGAACAACGGGCACTGGATCGTCGCAACCTCTCCATGTTAATCCTGGCGCACATGCTGACCGACCTCAATCAGGGGGCCGTTCCGGCGCTCATTCCTTTTCTGGTCGCACAACAGGGATTGAACTACCTGGGCGCTTCCGGCATCACCGTTGCCGGAACGCTGATTTCATCCATCCTGCAACCGCTGGTGGGCTTTCTCTCGGATCGGCGCTCGCTTTCCTGGCTGCTGATTTTGGGTCCCGGATTAGCCGGACTGGGGCTGGGCTTGAGCGGTAATCTGCCGGGCTATGGGTGGGTCTTGCTTGCCATTCTGACCAGCGCCATTGGCGTGGCGCTCTTTCATCCCGAAGCCTACCGCTACGCCAATTACTACTCCGGGCCGCAAACCGCAACGGGCATGGGCATTTTCTCAGTGGGAGGCACGCTGGGATACGCCATGGGGCCTCTGCTGCTTACATTCCTGGTCGTGCAGGGCGGATTATCCACCACAGCCTGGATGTGCCTGCCGGCTTTGGCGGTGGCATTCTATTACTTTTTCCAACAAGAGCGGTTGCGTTCCATCCGCCTTCAGCAACAGAGCGTTCTGCAGGAGAGCGGCAAGACAGACTGGCGGGCAATGTCTTTATTGCTCTCGGTGATCGTGTTGCGCTCGATGTCCTATTACTGTCTGGCGACCTTTGTGCCGCTGTTTTTGATCAAAGCGCGCGGCTTTTCCACCCCGCTGGCGAACAGCGCCCTGACGGTGATGTCGATTGGCAGTGTGGCGGGAGCTTTACTGAGCGGCCCCATCGCCGATCGCCTGGGGCGGCGGCGCATTCTGTTCTGGATGGCTTTAATCATCAGCGTCTCGGTGCTGGTTTTTGTGTTCACCCCCGGTTTGCTCGCGTTTGTCATCCTGGGTCTGGCAAGTGCAGCCCTTTCGGCTTCCTTTACGATTTCCATGGTGTTGGGGCAATCCTATGGGCGAGGCAATCTGGGGTTGGCTTCGGGTTTGACGGTTGGGCTGGCGGTGGGCATTGGCGGTTTGAGCGCGCCGATCTTCGGTTTTCTGGCAGACCGCGTCGGTTTGTCCACGACCCTCTCCGCTGTGGCAATTTTGCCCTTGCTGGCTGCCGGCTTGATCCTGGCATTACCGGCGGAGTCGCTATGA
- a CDS encoding Type I restriction-modification system, specificity subunit S translates to MNGEFSKTPYGWFASDFVVNRLADLCIPEDGILTGPFGSQLHQKDYVQIGTPIITVEHLGDNRILLDNLPKVSDTDRKRLSRYLLQCGDIVFSRVGSVDRRALVRKIEEGWLFSGRCLRVRPHSAKIDSQYLSYFFGLPAFKEFIKSIAVGATMPSLNTSLLSDIPIAYPPDFNEQRAIAHILGTLDDKIELNRKMSQTLEEMARGLFKAWFVDFEPVRAKMQGCWQRGQSLPGLPAHLYDLFPDRLVESELGEIPEGWEVKYISELAEVVGGSTPRTEHAEYWEGGTHCWATPKDLSALLVPVLLDTERKITDAGLSQVNSGLLPKGTVLLSSRAPIGYLAIAEVPVAVNQGFIAMKPRQGVSNLFLLRWAHAAHNEILSHANGSTFLEISKTNFRSIRVVSPRDPVMNAFDQLSHPMYCKVVQNERESRTLAALRDALLPRLIRGELRVKDAERFLKERGL, encoded by the coding sequence ATGAATGGTGAGTTTAGTAAAACTCCTTATGGCTGGTTTGCTTCAGACTTTGTGGTAAATCGCCTAGCAGACTTGTGCATTCCAGAAGATGGCATCCTGACCGGACCATTCGGTAGCCAGTTACATCAAAAAGACTATGTGCAGATCGGTACCCCAATCATTACAGTAGAGCACCTAGGCGATAACCGAATCCTGCTAGATAATTTACCAAAAGTCTCCGATACTGATCGTAAACGACTCTCACGCTACTTGTTGCAATGTGGCGATATCGTTTTCAGCCGTGTGGGGTCTGTTGATCGTCGTGCACTGGTACGCAAAATTGAGGAAGGATGGTTGTTTTCTGGTCGCTGCCTACGGGTTCGACCACATTCTGCAAAAATAGACTCCCAATATCTTTCGTATTTTTTCGGTCTGCCAGCGTTTAAGGAATTCATAAAATCAATTGCAGTAGGAGCAACAATGCCCTCACTCAATACGTCATTATTGAGTGATATCCCCATTGCATATCCTCCAGATTTCAATGAACAGCGCGCCATTGCCCACATCCTCGGCACGCTGGACGATAAGATCGAACTCAACCGCAAGATGAGTCAGACGCTCGAAGAGATGGCACGGGGGCTGTTCAAGGCGTGGTTCGTGGATTTCGAACCGGTACGCGCCAAGATGCAGGGCTGCTGGCAGCGCGGCCAATCCCTGCCTGGACTCCCGGCCCACCTCTATGACCTCTTCCCCGACCGCCTGGTAGAGTCAGAATTGGGCGAGATTCCGGAGGGGTGGGAGGTGAAGTATATCAGTGAGTTGGCGGAAGTCGTTGGTGGCAGCACACCGCGAACGGAACATGCAGAGTACTGGGAAGGCGGTACCCATTGCTGGGCCACACCGAAGGATCTGTCTGCACTTTTGGTGCCGGTTCTGCTAGACACGGAGCGTAAAATTACAGACGCTGGCTTGTCCCAGGTCAACTCGGGTTTGCTGCCTAAGGGCACGGTTCTTCTTTCATCTCGCGCGCCCATCGGTTACCTTGCTATTGCTGAAGTTCCTGTTGCAGTGAATCAGGGCTTCATTGCAATGAAACCACGACAAGGCGTGTCAAACCTGTTCCTTCTGCGCTGGGCACATGCCGCTCACAACGAGATCCTAAGTCACGCCAACGGTTCGACTTTCCTAGAAATCAGCAAAACAAATTTTCGTTCAATCCGCGTAGTCTCGCCTCGTGATCCCGTAATGAATGCCTTCGATCAGTTATCGCACCCAATGTATTGCAAGGTTGTTCAAAACGAACGCGAATCCCGCACCCTGGCTGCGCTGCGCGATGCGCTGCTGCCCAGGCTTATCCGCGGCGAATTGCGCGTGAAGGATGCGGAGCGGTTCCTGAAGGAGCGCGGCCTATGA
- a CDS encoding Type I restriction-modification system, restriction subunit R, which yields MTYLTESEIESAALAWLEAAGWQIAHGPHIAPDMPAAERADYSEVVLSTRLRNALARLNPELPAEALEDAYRRLTQPEGADLIQRNRALHRMLVNGVTVEFRTHAGSIRGAQAQVLDFDVPENNDWLAVNQFTVSESRGTLQRASTRRPDVVLFVNGLPLAVVELKNAADEEATIWTALQQLQTYQTEIPSLFASNAVLVISDGVEARLGALGAGREWFKPWRTIGGEALADPLTPELQIVIEGVFAPRRFLDLVRDFIVFEDDGSGRPVKKIAAYHQFHAVRVAVAETLRAAQLARGDQVAERQAGYEAGRKPGGKPGDQRIGVVWHTQGSGKSLTMVFYAGRIIREPAMENPTIVVLTDRNDLDDQLFGTFARCQDLLRQPPLQAESRAHLRELLSVQAGGVIFTTIHKFFPEEKGDRHPTLSERRNIVVIADEAHRSQYDFIDGFARHMRDALPNASFIGFTGTPIEKSDANTRAVFGDYISIYDIQRAVQDGATVPIYYESRLAKLALDESERPRIDPDFEEATEGEELERKEKLKTKWAQLEAIVGAEKRLHLVAQDIVEHFEKRLETLDGKAMIVCMSRRICVELYNIICEGMNGHPPLRPDWHAADDERGVIKVVMTGSASDPSDWQAHIRNKQRREALANRFRDPNDPLKVVIVRDMWLTGFDAPSLHTMYIDKPMRGHGLMQAIARVNRVFRDKPGGLVVDYLGLAHELKAALATYTESGGTGRTALDQEEAVALMVEKYEVCCGIFHGFDRSKWISGTPQERLGLLPAAQEHVLAQQNGKERFLCAVRELSKAFALAVPHEEALRIRDEVAFFQAVQAVLAKRAPGEARPEEELDHAVRQIISRAVAPEGVMDIFAAAGLQKPDISILSDEFLAEVRGMPQKNLAVELLQKLLKGEINTRRRKNIVQARSFAEMLEQAIRRYQNRAIEAAQVIEELIALARAMREADARGEALGLSEEELAFYDALETNDSAVKVLGDETLRAIARELVQTVRNNVTIDWTLRENVRAHLRVLVKRILRKHGYPPDKQEKATQTVLEQAEVLSAEWATA from the coding sequence ATGACGTACCTGACCGAATCGGAAATCGAATCCGCCGCCCTTGCCTGGCTGGAGGCCGCCGGCTGGCAAATTGCCCACGGCCCGCACATTGCCCCCGACATGCCCGCCGCCGAACGGGCGGATTACAGCGAGGTGGTGCTCAGCACAAGGCTGCGCAACGCACTGGCGCGCCTCAATCCTGAACTGCCCGCCGAGGCGCTGGAGGACGCCTACCGCAGACTCACTCAGCCCGAAGGCGCAGACCTCATCCAGCGCAACCGGGCGTTGCACCGCATGCTGGTGAACGGCGTGACGGTCGAGTTCCGCACGCACGCGGGCAGTATTCGCGGTGCGCAGGCGCAAGTCCTTGACTTCGACGTCCCCGAGAACAACGACTGGCTGGCGGTGAACCAGTTCACGGTGAGCGAGAGTAGGGGCACGTTGCAACGCGCCTCAACCCGCCGACCCGATGTGGTGCTGTTCGTCAACGGCTTACCGCTGGCGGTGGTGGAATTGAAAAACGCCGCCGATGAGGAAGCGACGATCTGGACTGCCTTGCAGCAGCTCCAGACCTATCAAACCGAAATCCCTTCTCTCTTTGCGTCGAACGCCGTGCTGGTCATTTCCGATGGCGTGGAGGCGCGCCTCGGTGCGCTCGGTGCCGGGCGGGAATGGTTCAAGCCCTGGCGCACCATCGGAGGCGAGGCGCTCGCCGACCCTCTCACGCCCGAGTTGCAAATCGTGATCGAGGGTGTGTTTGCGCCGCGACGCTTCCTCGACCTGGTGCGCGACTTCATCGTCTTCGAGGATGACGGCAGCGGGCGACCGGTCAAGAAGATCGCCGCTTACCACCAGTTCCACGCCGTGCGGGTGGCAGTGGCTGAAACACTGCGCGCCGCCCAACTTGCCCGAGGGGATCAGGTGGCAGAGAGGCAGGCGGGCTATGAAGCCGGGCGCAAGCCCGGTGGCAAGCCAGGAGACCAGCGCATTGGCGTGGTCTGGCATACGCAAGGCTCGGGCAAGAGCCTGACGATGGTTTTCTACGCCGGGCGCATCATCCGCGAACCGGCGATGGAAAACCCCACCATTGTCGTGCTCACCGACCGCAACGACCTCGATGACCAGCTCTTCGGCACTTTTGCCCGCTGTCAGGACCTGCTGCGCCAGCCGCCGCTGCAAGCCGAAAGCCGCGCCCACCTGCGCGAACTGCTCTCTGTGCAAGCGGGCGGCGTGATCTTTACCACGATTCACAAGTTCTTTCCCGAGGAAAAGGGCGACCGGCACCCGACCCTTTCCGAACGCCGCAATATCGTCGTGATCGCCGACGAGGCGCACCGCAGCCAGTACGACTTCATTGATGGTTTTGCGCGCCACATGCGCGATGCCTTGCCGAACGCTTCGTTCATCGGCTTCACCGGTACACCGATTGAGAAAAGCGACGCCAACACACGGGCGGTTTTCGGCGACTATATCAGCATTTACGACATCCAACGCGCCGTACAGGATGGCGCCACGGTACCCATCTACTACGAAAGCCGCCTGGCAAAACTCGCCCTTGACGAATCCGAACGGCCGCGCATTGACCCGGATTTCGAGGAGGCCACCGAGGGCGAGGAACTCGAGCGCAAGGAGAAACTCAAAACCAAGTGGGCGCAGCTCGAAGCCATCGTCGGTGCCGAAAAGCGCCTGCATCTTGTGGCGCAAGACATTGTCGAACATTTCGAGAAGCGGTTGGAGACCCTGGATGGCAAGGCGATGATCGTCTGCATGAGCCGGCGCATTTGCGTCGAGTTATACAATATCATTTGTGAGGGTATGAATGGTCATCCGCCCCTCCGCCCCGACTGGCACGCCGCAGACGACGAGCGGGGCGTGATCAAGGTCGTCATGACCGGCTCTGCCTCCGATCCCTCCGATTGGCAGGCGCACATCCGCAATAAACAGCGCCGCGAAGCGCTCGCAAACCGCTTCCGCGACCCCAACGACCCGTTGAAAGTTGTCATCGTTCGCGATATGTGGCTGACCGGCTTCGATGCGCCGAGCCTGCACACGATGTACATCGACAAGCCGATGCGTGGCCACGGCCTGATGCAGGCAATCGCCCGCGTGAATCGGGTGTTCCGAGACAAGCCTGGCGGTCTGGTGGTGGATTACTTGGGTCTCGCCCATGAACTGAAAGCTGCCCTCGCCACCTATACCGAGAGTGGCGGCACAGGCCGCACGGCGCTCGATCAGGAAGAAGCGGTGGCGCTGATGGTGGAGAAGTACGAGGTGTGCTGTGGCATCTTCCACGGCTTCGACCGCTCAAAGTGGATTTCTGGCACGCCCCAGGAACGTCTGGGTCTCTTGCCGGCTGCCCAGGAGCACGTTCTCGCCCAGCAAAACGGCAAGGAGCGCTTCCTCTGCGCCGTCCGCGAACTCTCAAAGGCTTTCGCCCTGGCTGTGCCGCATGAAGAAGCTCTGCGCATCCGCGACGAGGTAGCCTTCTTCCAGGCAGTACAGGCGGTGCTCGCCAAGCGTGCCCCGGGCGAAGCGCGGCCGGAGGAAGAACTCGATCACGCCGTGCGCCAAATTATCTCCCGCGCCGTGGCGCCTGAAGGGGTTATGGATATCTTCGCGGCAGCCGGACTGCAGAAACCCGACATCTCCATCCTCTCCGACGAGTTTTTGGCTGAGGTGCGCGGGATGCCTCAGAAGAACCTCGCCGTTGAGTTGTTGCAAAAACTGCTCAAAGGGGAGATCAACACGCGCCGGCGGAAGAACATCGTTCAAGCCCGCTCTTTCGCCGAGATGTTGGAGCAGGCGATCCGCCGTTATCAGAACCGCGCCATCGAGGCAGCCCAGGTAATCGAGGAACTGATCGCCCTGGCGCGAGCGATGCGGGAGGCTGACGCCCGCGGCGAAGCGCTGGGTCTCTCCGAGGAGGAGCTAGCCTTCTACGACGCACTGGAAACCAATGACAGCGCAGTGAAGGTGCTGGGTGACGAGACTTTGCGTGCCATCGCGCGGGAACTGGTGCAGACGGTGCGGAACAACGTCACGATCGACTGGACCCTGCGCGAAAACGTCCGCGCCCACCTGCGCGTGCTGGTCAAACGAATTCTACGCAAGCATGGCTACCCACCGGACAAACAGGAGAAGGCAACCCAAACGGTGCTGGAGCAGGCCGAGGTGCTCTCAGCGGAATGGGCAACGGCGTGA
- a CDS encoding HigA protein (antitoxin to HigB), which produces MASIKVQPNVEVLSWAINRSKVDLRSKFKQLDRWLKGEAQPTLSQLEELAKATSVPFGYFFLTQLPEEHLPIPHFRTLTQQPKETPSPEMLDTIYIMRQRQEWMRDYLLEQGHEPLPFVRSISMRDDPCTIAQRIREQLGIDSQWAATHQTWINALQALREKTEDVGILVVTNSIVGNNPYRKLDVDEFRGFVLVDEFAPLVFINGADGKAAQMFTLAHELAHIWLGTSAAFDLRNLLPAADEIEQACNRIAAEFLVPEEDLRRFWNESIYQREGFQPFARQFKVSEIVVARRALDLNLISREVFFAFYKEYQSRERSTIGGKGGGNFYSMQTLRLGRLFAWTVVSAVREGRLLYRDAYRLTGLYGKTFEQFAEHLTGGRV; this is translated from the coding sequence ATGGCCAGTATAAAGGTTCAACCTAATGTAGAGGTTTTATCTTGGGCGATTAATCGCTCCAAAGTGGATCTTCGCTCTAAATTCAAACAGCTTGACCGCTGGCTCAAAGGTGAAGCGCAACCAACCTTAAGCCAATTGGAAGAGCTTGCTAAAGCTACATCGGTGCCATTTGGCTACTTTTTTCTCACACAGCTGCCCGAGGAGCATCTCCCCATACCGCATTTCAGAACACTTACGCAGCAACCTAAGGAAACGCCTAGCCCAGAAATGTTAGACACTATTTATATCATGCGGCAGCGCCAGGAATGGATGCGTGATTACTTGCTTGAACAGGGACACGAGCCTTTGCCGTTTGTTCGTTCGATTTCAATGCGCGATGATCCGTGCACGATAGCCCAGCGCATTCGAGAGCAGCTTGGTATAGACTCCCAATGGGCAGCAACTCATCAGACGTGGATCAATGCACTCCAAGCTTTGCGTGAGAAAACTGAAGATGTGGGCATTTTGGTCGTAACAAATAGCATCGTAGGCAATAATCCGTATCGCAAGTTGGATGTTGATGAATTCCGCGGTTTTGTATTGGTCGATGAATTTGCACCGCTGGTTTTCATCAACGGTGCTGACGGTAAAGCAGCTCAGATGTTCACTTTGGCTCACGAACTAGCCCATATCTGGTTGGGAACTAGCGCTGCATTCGATTTGCGGAATTTACTACCTGCTGCGGATGAAATCGAACAGGCTTGCAATCGCATTGCCGCCGAATTTCTGGTGCCAGAAGAGGACCTGCGAAGGTTTTGGAACGAGAGTATCTACCAAAGGGAAGGCTTCCAACCCTTTGCCCGCCAGTTCAAAGTCAGTGAGATCGTTGTTGCACGACGCGCATTGGATTTGAACCTCATTAGTCGCGAGGTTTTTTTTGCATTCTATAAAGAATATCAAAGCAGGGAACGATCAACGATCGGAGGAAAAGGAGGCGGCAACTTCTACTCTATGCAAACTCTGAGACTTGGGAGGCTATTTGCCTGGACTGTGGTGAGCGCAGTCAGGGAGGGTCGCCTGTTATATCGTGATGCCTATCGCTTGACAGGCTTGTATGGCAAAACCTTCGAGCAGTTTGCAGAACACCTGACGGGAGGCAGGGTATGA
- a CDS encoding ATP-dependent DNA helicase, which translates to MNTERLLALIGGGETLSVEFKSEARFPLNDRDLVEAVVCLANRSDGREGWLLIGVEDDGRVTGARPRHGERTDPDRLAALIASRTQPSLSVRVEVVKAQGKEVLVIEVPPQSEAVGTSDGVFLRRTIGSDGQPACTPMDAAAIASLSADRRRLDPSAQVIVAARWQDLDALEFERFRRSIRERRGRSDETLLDLPDLELAKALGVVEANGKVEGIRLAALLLFGKEEALRRLVPAHEVAFQVLRGLEVEVNDFFRWPLIRVMEEIEARIRARNREQELMIGMLRVGVPDYPERALREALANALIHRDYLRLGAVHFQWYDDRIEISNPGGFPEGVRLDNLLITPPRPRNPLLADAFKRAGIVERTARGIDTIFFEQLRNGRPAPSYARSDATSVIIVIPGGEANLDFVRLVVSESQQGRPLKLDELLILNTLWLERSLTTEQVARLIQKSETETRAILRQLVESGLVEERGQKKGRAWHLSAATYRALGEKAAYVHQRGFEPLQQEQMVLQYVEKHGRITRHEAAELCRIASYQARDLLARLVQRGELIMQGAKKGAFYERTPKNLENSKSIQKSPNPNVS; encoded by the coding sequence ATGAACACAGAAAGGTTACTGGCGCTGATTGGCGGCGGAGAGACGCTCTCGGTCGAGTTCAAGAGTGAAGCGAGGTTCCCGCTCAATGACCGGGATCTTGTCGAAGCAGTGGTCTGTCTTGCAAACAGGTCAGATGGTCGTGAAGGTTGGTTGCTCATTGGTGTTGAAGACGATGGGCGTGTCACAGGCGCCCGCCCTCGACATGGAGAACGCACAGACCCAGATCGGTTAGCAGCTCTCATCGCATCCCGAACGCAGCCAAGCTTGAGCGTACGCGTCGAAGTCGTCAAGGCTCAAGGAAAGGAAGTTCTCGTCATTGAAGTACCTCCACAATCCGAAGCAGTAGGCACGAGTGATGGTGTCTTCCTGCGGAGAACTATTGGTAGTGACGGTCAACCGGCATGCACACCGATGGATGCGGCGGCGATTGCATCCCTTTCGGCTGACCGTAGGCGACTTGACCCTTCGGCACAGGTGATCGTCGCTGCCCGCTGGCAAGACCTGGACGCCCTGGAATTCGAACGCTTCCGCCGTAGCATCCGCGAGCGCCGCGGTCGCAGTGATGAAACCCTGCTCGACTTACCCGATCTAGAGCTGGCTAAGGCACTTGGTGTAGTAGAGGCAAATGGAAAAGTCGAGGGCATTCGCCTGGCAGCATTGCTGCTTTTCGGCAAAGAAGAAGCCTTGCGTCGTCTTGTGCCTGCGCACGAGGTTGCTTTCCAGGTCCTGCGAGGATTGGAGGTAGAAGTCAACGACTTTTTCCGCTGGCCGCTGATCCGAGTGATGGAGGAAATCGAGGCGCGCATTCGCGCCCGGAACCGTGAACAAGAGCTAATGATCGGCATGTTGCGGGTGGGTGTGCCCGATTACCCGGAACGCGCCCTGCGCGAAGCACTGGCGAATGCCCTGATTCACCGCGATTATCTGCGTCTGGGCGCAGTGCATTTCCAGTGGTACGATGACCGTATCGAGATCAGCAATCCCGGCGGATTTCCCGAAGGCGTACGGCTGGATAACTTGCTGATCACACCACCCCGGCCACGCAACCCCCTGCTTGCCGATGCCTTCAAACGCGCCGGTATCGTCGAGCGTACCGCGCGGGGGATTGATACGATCTTTTTCGAGCAACTGCGAAATGGACGGCCGGCGCCTTCCTATGCTCGCAGTGACGCTACATCCGTGATCATCGTCATCCCTGGCGGCGAGGCAAACCTTGATTTTGTCCGTCTGGTGGTCTCTGAGTCTCAGCAAGGGAGACCTCTCAAACTGGATGAACTGCTGATTTTGAACACCTTGTGGCTGGAGCGCAGTCTAACCACCGAACAGGTTGCCCGGCTTATTCAAAAATCCGAGACAGAAACACGCGCCATTCTGCGACAACTGGTTGAGTCTGGACTGGTGGAAGAGCGCGGCCAGAAAAAAGGGCGCGCCTGGCATCTTTCGGCAGCCACGTATCGCGCCTTGGGAGAGAAAGCAGCCTATGTCCACCAGCGCGGTTTCGAGCCTTTACAGCAAGAGCAGATGGTCCTGCAATACGTGGAAAAACACGGCCGCATCACCCGCCACGAAGCGGCCGAGCTGTGTCGGATTGCCTCCTATCAGGCACGTGATCTTCTAGCCAGACTGGTCCAACGCGGCGAGTTGATCATGCAGGGCGCCAAAAAGGGAGCGTTTTATGAGCGGACTCCAAAAAATTTGGAGAACTCCAAATCCATCCAAAAATCTCCAAATCCGAATGTCTCATGA
- a CDS encoding Type I restriction-modification system, DNA-methyltransferase subunit M, translated as MAKQMNNTETTESAATVGYEAQLWQMADALRGSMDAAEYKHVVLGLIFLKYISDAFEEQHAKLEAERAEGADPEDPDEYRAVNIFWVPPEARWAYLQSQARQPTIGELVDNAMAGIERDNPALKSVLPKEYARPSLDKVRLGQLIDLISNIKVGDAASRAKDVLGRIYEYFLSQFASAEGKKGGEFYTPRCVVKLLVEMLEPYHGRVYDPCCGSAGMFVQSVEFIRAHASGNGNGGRARADISIYGQESNYTTWRLAKMNLAIRGIEGQIAHGDTFHNDQFPDLKADFILANPPFNVSDWGGERLRNDKRWQYGVPPTGNANFAWVQHIIHHLAPTGYAGFVLANGSMSSNQAGEGEIRKNIIEADLVDCMVALPGQLFYSTQIPACLWFLARNRRGGSPTRPMRDRRGEILFIDARKLGRMVDRTHRELTDEDIARIANTYHAWRGETEAGEYQDVPGFCKSAPLEEVRKHGYVLTPGRYVGAEVKEDDGEPFAAKMQRLVTQLREQQAEAARLEAAIVANLRELGFWDMDP; from the coding sequence ATGGCCAAGCAAATGAACAACACGGAGACGACGGAAAGCGCCGCCACCGTTGGCTACGAGGCTCAACTCTGGCAGATGGCAGACGCGCTGCGCGGCTCGATGGATGCGGCCGAGTACAAGCACGTCGTGTTGGGTCTGATCTTCCTGAAGTATATTTCCGATGCTTTCGAGGAACAACACGCCAAGCTCGAAGCTGAACGAGCCGAGGGGGCAGACCCTGAGGATCCCGACGAATACCGCGCCGTGAACATCTTCTGGGTACCGCCGGAGGCACGCTGGGCATACCTCCAGTCCCAAGCCCGCCAGCCCACCATCGGCGAACTCGTGGACAATGCCATGGCTGGCATCGAGCGTGATAACCCAGCCCTCAAGAGCGTTCTCCCGAAAGAGTACGCCCGCCCTTCCCTCGACAAGGTGCGCCTCGGTCAACTCATCGACCTGATCAGCAACATCAAAGTGGGCGACGCAGCTAGCCGCGCCAAGGACGTGCTCGGTCGCATCTATGAGTACTTTCTCTCGCAATTTGCCAGCGCCGAAGGCAAAAAAGGCGGCGAGTTCTACACGCCCCGCTGCGTGGTGAAGCTGCTGGTCGAGATGCTCGAGCCCTACCATGGCCGTGTGTACGACCCCTGCTGCGGCTCGGCGGGGATGTTCGTCCAGTCGGTGGAGTTCATCCGCGCCCACGCCAGCGGCAACGGCAACGGCGGACGCGCCCGCGCCGATATTTCGATCTACGGCCAGGAGTCCAACTACACCACCTGGCGGCTTGCCAAAATGAACCTCGCCATCCGCGGCATCGAAGGTCAGATCGCCCACGGCGACACCTTCCACAACGACCAGTTTCCCGACCTCAAGGCGGACTTCATCCTCGCCAATCCGCCGTTCAACGTCTCCGACTGGGGCGGTGAGCGCTTGCGCAATGACAAGCGCTGGCAGTACGGTGTGCCGCCAACGGGCAATGCCAACTTCGCCTGGGTGCAGCACATCATCCATCACCTCGCACCGACGGGGTATGCTGGATTCGTCCTGGCAAACGGCTCCATGTCCTCGAACCAGGCGGGGGAAGGCGAGATCCGCAAGAACATTATCGAAGCAGACCTGGTGGACTGCATGGTCGCGCTGCCTGGCCAGCTTTTTTACTCGACCCAGATCCCGGCGTGTTTGTGGTTCCTCGCCCGCAATCGTAGGGGTGGGTCGCCAACCCGACCGATGCGCGACCGCCGCGGTGAGATTCTTTTCATTGACGCTCGCAAGCTGGGTCGCATGGTGGACCGCACCCACCGCGAGTTGACCGATGAAGATATTGCCCGCATTGCCAACACCTACCACGCCTGGCGAGGGGAGACGGAAGCCGGCGAATACCAGGACGTTCCTGGCTTCTGCAAGAGCGCGCCACTGGAGGAAGTGCGCAAACACGGCTACGTGCTCACGCCGGGCCGTTACGTTGGCGCCGAAGTGAAAGAAGACGACGGCGAACCGTTCGCGGCGAAGATGCAACGCCTGGTGACGCAACTGCGCGAGCAGCAGGCCGAGGCGGCCCGATTGGAGGCGGCGATCGTGGCGAACCTTCGTGAACTCGGTTTTTGGGACATGGATCCATGA